Proteins encoded by one window of Amaranthus tricolor cultivar Red isolate AtriRed21 chromosome 4, ASM2621246v1, whole genome shotgun sequence:
- the LOC130809653 gene encoding aluminum-activated malate transporter 10: MVAGEEMSGRLEWRINVSNGASKVLEPEQGLVGRVWHKAYSLMIMKIWKFLVNCWKIGVAEPRKFIHCVKVGVALSVVSLFYYMRPLYEGVGGNAMWAIMTVVVVSEYTVGSTIYKSVNRVIATTIAGSIGVGVHWLASHCDRRYQPFVLGASVFVFASTATFSRFIPTVKARFDYGAMIFILTFSLVSISGYRVEELVMMAQNRASTVAIGISLVILVSMLCWPVWAGDHLHNQTINNLDKLANSLEGHVADYFNNQENDKISEEELKKKLQGYKCVLNSKATEESMANFATWEPAHGRFYFGYPWKQYLKIGAAARSCAYCIDSLNSCIDSKLQVPEFLKNHIVDKCTRLSSCCSDVLKELVTSIKTRERQSNIDFLVDKMIFQVEEFQNAIKAVPCEILFQVSTTNENSVDRNREKIENSNQSSLLDVMSLGLVSTLLIEIVGRIEEIAQEVDKLSNMAEFKIKKENKLQEIQPGACNQTKTEGQETMKAIEEV, translated from the exons ATGGTGGCCGGAGAGGAAATGTCCGGGAGATTGGAATGGAGAATCAATGTGTCGAATGGAGCATCGAAGGTTCTAGAGCCTGAACAAGGGTTGGTAGGAAGAGTATGGCACAAAGCGTATAGTTTGATGATTATGAAGATATGGAAGTTTTTGGTGAATTGTTGGAAAATAGGTGTGGCTGAGCCAAGGAAGTTTATTCATTGTGTGAAGGTGGGAGTTGCACTATCGGTAGTGTCTCTATTCTACTATATGAGACCTTTATATGAAGGTGTAGGAGGAAATGCAATGTGGGCTATTATGACCGTCGTGGTTGTGTCTGAATATACAGTCG GATCAACTATATACAAAAGTGTCAATCGAGTAATTGCAACAACTATTGCAGGATCAATAGGAGTTGGGGTTCATTGGTTGGCAAGTCATTGCGATAGAAGATACCAGCCTTTCGTCCTTGGAGCTTCTGTTTTCGTTTTTG CATCAACGGCCACCTTCAGTCGTTTCATTCCAACAGTGAAAGCAAGATTTGACTATGGTGCCATGATTTTCATCCTCACATTCAGCCTAGTTTCGATCTCAGGCTACCGAGTAGAAGAGTTAGTGATGATGGCTCAAAACCGGGCAAGCACAGTTGCAATCGGGATCTCCCTTGTCATACTCGTAAGCATGTTGTGCTGGCCCGTTTGGGCTGGAGATCACCTACACAATCAAACTATTAACAACCTTGACAAACTAGCCAATTCGTTGGAAG GTCATGTAGCTGATTACTTCAACAATCAGGAAAATGATAAGATCTCTGAAGAAGAGTTAAAGAAAAAATTGCAAGGATATAAGTGTGTGTTGAACTCAAAGGCCACAGAAGAGTCTATG GCGAATTTTGCGACATGGGAGCCAGCACACGGACGATTCTACTTTGGCTATCCATGGAAACAATACCTAAAAATTGGTGCTGCAGCACGCAGTTGTGCTTACTGCATTGATAGTTTAAACAGCTGCATCGACTCCAAGTTACAGGTTCCAGAGTTCTTGAAGAATCATATCGTAGACAAATGCACACGATTAAGTTCATGTTGCTCAGACGTATTGAAAGAATTAGTCACATCAATCAAGACAAGGGAAAGACAATCTAACATCGATTTCTTAGTCGACAAAATGATCTTTCAAGTCGAAGAATTCCAAAATGCAATCAAAGCTGTCCCATGTGAAATCCTTTTTCAAGTTTCGACAACGAATGAGAACTCTGTGGATAGAAATCGGGAGAAGATAGAGAACTCGAATCAATCAAGTTTGTTAGATGTAATGTCTTTAGGTTTGGTATCCACTTTGTTGATTGAGATTGTAGGGAGAATTGAAGAGATCGCGCAAGAAGTTGATAAGCTATCAAACATGGCCGAGttcaaaataaagaaagaaaacaaattaCAAGAAATTCAACCAGGTGCGTGTAATCAAACAAAAACTGAAGGTCAAGAAACAATGAAGGCCATTGAAGAGGTTTGA